In the Mastomys coucha isolate ucsf_1 unplaced genomic scaffold, UCSF_Mcou_1 pScaffold18, whole genome shotgun sequence genome, one interval contains:
- the Mrpl20 gene encoding 39S ribosomal protein L20, mitochondrial has translation MVFLTTRLWLRSRITDRYWRVQEVLKHARHFRGRKNRCYRLAVRAVIRAFVKCTKSRRLKKRNLRTLWINRITAASQEHGLQYPAFIGNLVKCQVELNRKVLMDLAIYEPKTFKSLAALAKRRQQEGFAAALGDGKEPEGIFSRVVQYH, from the exons ATGGTCTTCCTTACTACGCGGCTCTGGCTGCGGAGCCGTATCACTGATCGCTACTGGCGGGTTCAGGAGGTGCTGAAACACGCTCGG catTTTAGGGGAAGGAAGAATCGCTGCTACCGGCTGGCAGTCAGGGCGGTGATCAGAGCCTTCGTTAAGTGTACGAAGTCCCGAAGACTTAAGAAGCGGAACCTGAGGACC CTCTGGATTAATCGAATTACAGCTGCCTCCCAGGAACATGGCTTACAGTACCCAGCATTCATTGGCAACTTAGTTAAG TGCCAGGTGGAGCTCAACAGGAAAGTACTTATGGACCTGGCCATCTATGAACCAAAGACGTTTAAATCTTTGGCTGCTTTGGCTAAGAGGAGGCAGCAGGAAGGATTTGCTGCAGCTTTGGGGGATGGAAAGGAGCCTGAAGGTATCTTTTCCAGAGTGGTACAGTACCACTGA